CGCCTCTTTGGTAAGGGTGGTGAAGACGATTTCGCCGATTTCGCCCGGCGCGACATGCTCGCCCGTCTCGGGGTCTATGACCTCTACCAGTAAATGGTCTTCGTTGATGTGGAGCCCGCTTTTCGCCTCGCACTCGCCGGCGACTCCGGGGCCCATTACCTCGGTCAACCCGTAATTGTCCGTCGCCGATATGCGCATTTTATCTTCTATCTGCTCACGCATCTTGTCGCCGCACCGCTCGGCTCCGAAGAGGCCGAGCCGAAGCGGCATCGCCGCGAAATCGATGCCCATGCCCTCTCCGACCTCCGCGATATGGAGAGCGTATGAGGGCGTCGATACGAGAATCGTCGCACCGAAATCCTTCATCAGCATTATCTGGCGTTCGGTGTTGCCGGTCGAGACAGGCACTACCGACGCCCCTATTCTCTCCAAGCCCGCGTGCATGCCGAAGCCCCCGGTAAACAGGCCGTAGCCAAACGCCATCTGCGCGATATCTTTGGCATTGGCCCCGCCGGCGACAGCCACACGCGCTGTAAGCTCCGACCATGTGTGGATATCCGCCCGGGTGTAGCCGACCACGATTGGTTTGCCGGTCGTGCCCGAAGACGAGTGGACGCGGACGACTCTTTCCATCGGCACCGCGAACATTCCGAATGGATAGGTGTCACGAAGGTCGTTCTTGACTGTAAAAGGCAGGCGGGCTATATCCCCGAGGTCCCTTATGTCCGACGGTTTGACGCCCGTATCTTCAAACTTGTCCCTGTAAAACGGCACCTCGTTGTAGACCCATTTAACCAGCGCCTGCAGGCGCTTTAACTGTAAGTCCTTAAGTTTTTCGCGATCGATCGCCTCGTATTCAGGATTCCAGATCATCTCTCGCCCCTTAGTGTCGGTTCAGGTTGCATGCTCTATTGTCCATCGGCTTCAGCCGGGTAATCGGCGGCTAAGGCATCGTGTCGGACACCGCGCAGTCGTTATACCAGCGCAAATAGCTGTTCTCTTACATTAAAGTGCGCTTTTGTGAAAACACACTTTAATTGGTTCTTCACACTATTGGGCGGGCAAACGCTTGCACGCCACAAACCGCCCGGCTAGTGCGCTTTTTTGCGATGTCCGAAATATATCGCCTTAACGTCTTCGTTTGCCAGCAGGTTTTGGCTGGTGTCGGCCATTACCACCTCGCCGTTTTGCAAGACATAACCCCGGTCGGCGATGCTCAACGCCACCATAGCGTCTTGCTCGACAAGTAGCAGGGTCAGACCCTTTTTTCGTAAGTCTCTCAAGATGGCGAAGATGTTTTGGATTATAATCGGCGCCAAACCCATCGAGGGCTCGTCGAGAAGGAGCAGCCGCGGCTTGGACATGAGCGCCCGGCCTATCGCAAGCATCTGTTGCTCGCCTCCGCTTAAGGTGCCCGCGGTCTGCTTCCACCGTTCCTTCAAGACCGGGAAGATCTCGAAGACGAACTCGATATCCTCATCTATCTCTTTCTTGCTGTCTCTCCGGTATCGCGTGTACGCTCCGAGTTCGAGGTTTTCCATGACGGTGAGCGGGCCGAAGAGCTGCCGGCCCTCGGGCACATGCGACATTCCGTCCGCGACTATCTTCGCGCATGAGAAACGCTCTATGTTCCTGCCTTTAAATACTATCTCTCCCGAACTAGCCCGCACGACGCCCGAGACGGTCTTGAGAAGGCTCGATTTCCCCGCGCCGTTAGACCCTATCATGGTGACTATCTCACCCTCATCGACCCTTAAGTCTACCCCTTTTAAGACTTCGATGTGGCCATATGAGGCCCTCAAGCCCCTTATATCAAGCATGCTCTATCTCCCGGCCCAGATATGCTTGTATGACTTGCTCGTCTTGTTGGATAAGGAGCGGCGGCCCCTCGGCTATCTTCTTGCCGAAGTTTAACACGACAACCTCGTCCGAGATCTCCATGACCAGCCCCATGTCGTGCTCGACAAGAAGAACGGTCACCCCGTTGCCCCGAATTCGGTAGATGGTGTCGGCTAGCCGCGCGGTCTCCTCGTTGTTGAGACCCGCGGCCGGCTCGTCGAGCAATATCAGCTTCGGCTCGGTCGCGAGTGCCCTTGCTATCTCCAGCAAATGCCGCTCGCCGACCGGAAGGTCGTCCGAGGACGCCTTCGCCTTTTTCTCCAGCCCCACCAAGGTCAAGAGTGAATAGGCTCGCTCTTCACTCTCCAGATCTTCCCTGCGCACAGACGGTAATCCGAGCATACAGCTGAAAATACCCGATTTTGTTTGGGAGTGCCTGCCGACCATGACGTTCTCTAAGACATTCATATTCGCGAAAATCTGCGTATTTTGGAAGGTTCGCGCGATTCCTGTCTCGGCGACTTCGTGAGGCCTCATCCCCGTGATATCGGCGCCGTCGAATAGCACCTTTCCGCTCGTCGGCTTATCTATACCGGTCAGCGCGTTGAAAAGCGTGGTCTTTCCGGCGCCGTTCGGCCCGATCAGCGCTTTGATCTGGTCTCTGTGGACGCGAAAACTTACGTCGTCGACGGCCATAAGACCGCCGAACTGCTTTTTAAGGTTTTCGACCTCAAGAAGCGGCATGCTTTTCACCCGCCGTTTCCGGTATCGTTTCCATCCGGTGCTTGACTTTCTTAGCCATATCCGAAAATGCGCCGTATACGCCTTTCGGCATAAAGACCATCGCCAAAATCAGAATCGCGCCGAATATCACCAGGTTGTAATCGTTATATGATTTCAAGTATTCCTGCATTATCGTCAGTGTCGAGGCCCCGATGACCGCGCCCCAGACATTGCCCATGCCGCCGAATACGGCCATGGTGACCAGGGTCACCGAGACGGTCAGAGTAAACGACTCCGAGCTTACGTAACCCGCCATGCTCGCATAGAGGCTCCCGCCGATGCAGGCTAAGATGCCGCTTAAAACGAAGACCTGTATCTTATATTTGGCGGTGTCGACACCCGTAGACGCGGCGGCTATCTCGCTGCCGTGGACCGCGCGCAGCGCGCGCCCAACTCTGGATTTCGCGATATTTAACGCCATCACCAGACATGCCACAAGAACTATCCAAACCAATATATACAATTTCCGCGGCGTATCGAACGCGAAACCCGCTATCGACGGGGCCGCCACACCGTAAAGTCCGTCGGCGCCACCGGTAAACTCGCGAAGCTCGATGAATAAGATATGGACTATCTCGGCAAAGCCGAGGGTCGCCATGGCCAAATAATGGCCTTTGAGCCTGAGCGCCGGTATCGCGATAAGATAGGCGACCAACCCGCCGACCAGTATCGCCGCTACTATGCCGAGCCAAGCCGACATCCCATACTTGGTCGTCAGAATCGCCGAAGAATAGGCGCCGATGCCGTAGAACGCCGCGTGCCCCAGCGAGACCTGCCCCGCGTAGCCCATCAGCAAATTCAGGCCGATGACAATAATCGTGTTTATGGCCAGCACTATCAGCATCTTCATATAGTAGTTGTTGGCCAGAACGTTAGGTGTGGCGGCCATGATGAGCGCGTATGACCCCACCCATAGCCACTGCTTGTCCAGACGAGCGCGCCATCCCGATTTCATACCTTCTCCTTTATGCGCGCTCCCAATATACCGTTCGGCCTCAAGAACAGCACCAGCAGCAATATCAAAAACGCCACCGCGTCTTTATAACCGGAAGCGATAAAGCCGATGCTCAGCGATTCGAGTATCCCGAGCAGAATGCCGCCGACGACCGCGCCGATCGGGTTGCCAAGCCCGCCGAGGACGGCTCCCGCAAAACCCTTCAGCCCTAAAAAGCCGCCCATAGAGTAGGTGACCATAGATATCGGCGCAATCAGGACTCCCGCTATGGCGCCGAAAGCGGCGCTCAACGCAAACGATAAAAGAACGATGCCGGACGAGTTGATTCCCATCAGCCTCGCGGCGGTCTGATTAATCGAGCACGCCTTCATAGCTTTGCCGGTAATGGTTTTCTTATAGAATATCTGCAGCAATACAACGGTCACCATCGTGATTCCGAAGACCCAGATACTCTGCGGTACTATCGAGGCCCCGAAGAACATTATCGGGTCGTCGCCGCTGAACGCGGGTATCGTCAACGGGTCACGGCCCCATATAACCATCGCGATATTCTTGAAGAGTATCGACGCGCCGACCGTAACGATAATCAGCGTCATGATCGAGTGGTTGATAAGCGGCCGTATCGCGAGGCGCTCAAAGACCACGCCGATAAGGGTGACGATAATTACCGAGAGCAGCACCGCCGCGAAGAGAGGCAAGCCCGCACCGACATAAAGCGAGACGGCGATAAGACCTCCGTACACCACGAATTCGCCTTGCGCGAGATTGATTACCTGGGTCGAATTGTATATGAGAGTGAAGCCTAATGCGATTAAAGCATAGATGCTTCCGCTCGTTATTCCGCTGACGATAAATTGGAGAAGCTGTTCGAACTCCATCTAAACTGTGATTACACCTCAAAATAGATTAGGGTCCGCAAGGTAACCATTTAGCTTGGCGCTATGCCGACCTGTTCTTGAATATACTTAGAATACACTAAAGAGAGCCGGACAAAAAGCCCGGCTCTCTCGATACGTCACCCTGCGTTAATTATTTAGCGCTCAAGCGCTAAATAATTCGGCTATTTCTT
The Actinomycetota bacterium genome window above contains:
- a CDS encoding branched-chain amino acid ABC transporter permease translates to MEFEQLLQFIVSGITSGSIYALIALGFTLIYNSTQVINLAQGEFVVYGGLIAVSLYVGAGLPLFAAVLLSVIIVTLIGVVFERLAIRPLINHSIMTLIIVTVGASILFKNIAMVIWGRDPLTIPAFSGDDPIMFFGASIVPQSIWVFGITMVTVVLLQIFYKKTITGKAMKACSINQTAARLMGINSSGIVLLSFALSAAFGAIAGVLIAPISMVTYSMGGFLGLKGFAGAVLGGLGNPIGAVVGGILLGILESLSIGFIASGYKDAVAFLILLLVLFLRPNGILGARIKEKV
- a CDS encoding phenylacetate--CoA ligase, whose protein sequence is MIWNPEYEAIDREKLKDLQLKRLQALVKWVYNEVPFYRDKFEDTGVKPSDIRDLGDIARLPFTVKNDLRDTYPFGMFAVPMERVVRVHSSSGTTGKPIVVGYTRADIHTWSELTARVAVAGGANAKDIAQMAFGYGLFTGGFGMHAGLERIGASVVPVSTGNTERQIMLMKDFGATILVSTPSYALHIAEVGEGMGIDFAAMPLRLGLFGAERCGDKMREQIEDKMRISATDNYGLTEVMGPGVAGECEAKSGLHINEDHLLVEVIDPETGEHVAPGEIGEIVFTTLTKEAFPVIRYRTRDLTRVTEEPCACGRTLARMEKVRGRTDDMLIIRGVNVFPSQFESVLFEIEGIEPHYQIIVDRRGAMDDVELLVEVSNQLFPGEMRELLAFEHEIEHKLNTVLGIKVHVKLVEPKTLERTSGKAKRVIDKREF
- a CDS encoding ABC transporter ATP-binding protein — translated: MPLLEVENLKKQFGGLMAVDDVSFRVHRDQIKALIGPNGAGKTTLFNALTGIDKPTSGKVLFDGADITGMRPHEVAETGIARTFQNTQIFANMNVLENVMVGRHSQTKSGIFSCMLGLPSVRREDLESEERAYSLLTLVGLEKKAKASSDDLPVGERHLLEIARALATEPKLILLDEPAAGLNNEETARLADTIYRIRGNGVTVLLVEHDMGLVMEISDEVVVLNFGKKIAEGPPLLIQQDEQVIQAYLGREIEHA
- a CDS encoding branched-chain amino acid ABC transporter permease gives rise to the protein MKSGWRARLDKQWLWVGSYALIMAATPNVLANNYYMKMLIVLAINTIIVIGLNLLMGYAGQVSLGHAAFYGIGAYSSAILTTKYGMSAWLGIVAAILVGGLVAYLIAIPALRLKGHYLAMATLGFAEIVHILFIELREFTGGADGLYGVAAPSIAGFAFDTPRKLYILVWIVLVACLVMALNIAKSRVGRALRAVHGSEIAAASTGVDTAKYKIQVFVLSGILACIGGSLYASMAGYVSSESFTLTVSVTLVTMAVFGGMGNVWGAVIGASTLTIMQEYLKSYNDYNLVIFGAILILAMVFMPKGVYGAFSDMAKKVKHRMETIPETAGEKHAAS
- a CDS encoding ABC transporter ATP-binding protein, with protein sequence MLDIRGLRASYGHIEVLKGVDLRVDEGEIVTMIGSNGAGKSSLLKTVSGVVRASSGEIVFKGRNIERFSCAKIVADGMSHVPEGRQLFGPLTVMENLELGAYTRYRRDSKKEIDEDIEFVFEIFPVLKERWKQTAGTLSGGEQQMLAIGRALMSKPRLLLLDEPSMGLAPIIIQNIFAILRDLRKKGLTLLLVEQDAMVALSIADRGYVLQNGEVVMADTSQNLLANEDVKAIYFGHRKKAH